One window of the Halobacillus litoralis genome contains the following:
- the cyoE gene encoding heme o synthase, which translates to MDNPRTVESASTEMIQTNARETSLLADIKSLIKVGIINSNLITTFTGFWLAVYFTGTSFSNQWITFLLTMLGTAFVIAGGCIINNWFDRDIDPIMSRTSNRPTVTGTMSLSLIKTLGIGISILGFVTLLFTTWQAALWGAFGWFVYVVLYTMWSKRKYTINTVVGSFSGAVPPLIGWSAVDPGLQLEAVILFLIMFIWQTPHFLALAMKKKDEYKAAGIPMLPVVHGFKMTKRQIVIYVACLLPLPIYLASLGSIFLVTAFVLSFGWLALGISGFFMKDDYKWATWMFIYSLNYLTIMFFMMVIVTLPFPF; encoded by the coding sequence ATGGACAATCCGAGAACAGTCGAGTCTGCTTCTACAGAAATGATCCAAACGAATGCCCGTGAAACTTCTTTATTAGCTGATATTAAAAGTTTGATCAAAGTCGGAATCATCAACTCTAATCTAATTACTACTTTTACAGGGTTTTGGCTTGCTGTATATTTTACTGGTACTTCTTTCTCAAACCAGTGGATAACTTTTCTGTTGACGATGCTCGGAACCGCTTTCGTAATCGCAGGCGGTTGTATAATCAATAATTGGTTTGACAGGGACATAGATCCCATTATGTCCAGGACGAGCAACCGGCCGACAGTGACTGGCACCATGTCATTATCGTTGATCAAAACGCTGGGTATCGGCATTTCAATACTAGGATTTGTCACTCTGCTCTTCACCACATGGCAAGCAGCTTTGTGGGGGGCGTTCGGGTGGTTTGTATATGTAGTCCTTTATACGATGTGGTCGAAAAGAAAGTATACGATCAATACCGTAGTCGGCAGCTTTTCAGGAGCCGTTCCGCCATTGATTGGTTGGTCAGCGGTCGATCCTGGATTGCAACTTGAAGCCGTCATATTATTCTTGATCATGTTCATATGGCAAACGCCTCACTTCTTGGCGCTCGCTATGAAAAAGAAAGATGAATACAAGGCGGCAGGTATCCCGATGCTGCCTGTAGTGCATGGGTTCAAAATGACCAAAAGACAAATTGTGATTTATGTCGCTTGTCTTCTCCCGCTGCCTATTTATCTGGCATCGCTTGGCAGTATCTTTTTAGTTACTGCATTCGTACTATCCTTCGGTTGGTTGGCTCTGGGGATCTCAGGGTTCTTTATGAAGGATGATTACAAATGGGCGACATGGATGTTCATTTACTCCTTGAACTATCTGACAATCATGTTCTTCATGATGGTCATCGTCACATTGCCTTTCCCTTTTTAA
- the pyc gene encoding pyruvate carboxylase, producing the protein MAEVKKINKVLVANRGEIAIRVFRACTELNIRTVAIYSQEDTGSYHRYKADEAYLVGEGKKPIDAYLDIEGIIEIAKSVGVDAIHPGYGFLSENIEFARRCEQEGITFIGPTSEHLNMFGDKVKARDQAVLADIPVIPGTDGPVSGIQEIKEFGDEHGFPLMIKAAMGGGGRGMRVVRNADTLEESYERARSEARAAFGSDEVYVEKLIEEPKHIEVQILGDFDGNIVHLYERDCSVQRRHQKVVEIAPSVSLTEQVREDICTAAVKLMDNVKYVNAGTVEFLVTGDDFYFIEVNPRVQVEHTITEMITGVDIVQTQILVAEGYDLHSKQIAIPLQEEIRTHGYAIQSRVTTEDPLNNFMPDTGKIMAYRTGGGFGVRLDAGNGFQGAVISPYYDSLLVKLSTWALSFDQAAHKMVRNLKEFRIRGIKTNIPFLENVIQHKQFLSGEYNTMFIDRSPELFVFPKRKDRGTKMLSYIADRTINGFEGYGSRRKPTYSKPRIPAIKHSEPIPKGTKQILDERGPEGLASWLKARNEVLLTDTTFRDAHQSLLATRVRTKDLENIAEPTARLLPDLFSLEMWGGATFDVSYRFLNEDPWERLLKLRAKAPNVLFQMLLRASNAVGYKNYPDNLIREFVDKSASAGIDVFRIFDSLNWVEGMKLTIDAVRESGKVAEAAMCYTGDILDSSRPKYDLEYYKNLAQELQDAGAHILGIKDMAGLLKPEAAYQLISTLKETIDIPIHLHTHDTSGNGLFTYARAIEAGVDVVDVATGSMAGLTSQPSANSLYYALEGSGRKPDLDIGAYEKLGRFWEDTRKYYQDFESGMMAPHTEVYDHEMPGGQYSNLQQQAKAVGLGSRWDEVKVMYRRVNDMFGDIVKVTPSSKIVGDMALYMVQNDLNEDDIYEKGDSLDFPDSVVEFFQGYLGQPYGGFPAELQRIILKGREPIQVRPGELLEPVDFNGLKETLFHKLDRQVTSFDMISYALYPKVFMDHQKFTEKYGNLSTLDTPTFFYGMRLGEEMEVEIEQGKTLIVKLVSVGEPQVDGTRTLYFELNGQPREVVVRDENVNASVQERPKVDKSNQKHIGATMPGTVIKVLSTIGEEVKKGDHLMITEAMKMETTVQAPFDGVIKNIHVENNEAIHVGDLLLEFE; encoded by the coding sequence ATGGCAGAAGTGAAAAAAATCAATAAGGTATTGGTGGCGAACCGCGGCGAGATCGCTATTCGTGTTTTTCGAGCATGTACAGAACTGAACATACGGACCGTAGCTATCTATTCTCAAGAGGATACTGGCTCTTATCATCGTTATAAAGCTGATGAGGCCTATTTAGTGGGTGAAGGGAAAAAACCGATCGATGCTTATTTGGATATTGAAGGAATCATTGAAATAGCCAAAAGCGTCGGAGTAGACGCCATCCACCCCGGTTATGGTTTTCTTTCGGAAAATATCGAATTCGCACGACGTTGTGAACAAGAAGGGATCACCTTCATCGGGCCGACGAGCGAGCATTTGAATATGTTCGGGGATAAAGTGAAAGCGCGGGATCAGGCCGTACTGGCAGATATTCCTGTAATTCCGGGTACTGATGGTCCAGTGAGTGGTATTCAGGAAATCAAAGAATTCGGAGATGAACACGGATTTCCTTTGATGATCAAAGCCGCAATGGGTGGTGGCGGCCGCGGGATGAGAGTAGTAAGAAATGCGGATACTTTGGAGGAGTCTTATGAAAGGGCTCGTTCAGAAGCGCGTGCTGCTTTTGGCAGTGATGAAGTTTATGTAGAAAAGTTGATTGAAGAACCAAAACATATTGAAGTTCAAATCCTCGGTGACTTTGACGGGAATATCGTCCATCTTTATGAACGAGACTGCTCCGTACAGCGCCGACATCAAAAAGTGGTAGAGATCGCACCAAGTGTGAGTCTTACTGAACAGGTAAGGGAAGATATCTGTACGGCTGCAGTCAAACTGATGGATAATGTGAAATATGTCAATGCAGGTACTGTGGAGTTTCTCGTGACAGGGGATGATTTTTACTTTATTGAAGTGAATCCACGTGTCCAGGTCGAACATACCATCACAGAGATGATCACAGGGGTCGACATCGTACAGACCCAAATTCTGGTGGCGGAAGGTTATGACTTACATAGCAAACAGATCGCTATCCCCTTACAGGAAGAGATCCGGACACATGGATATGCGATCCAGTCACGAGTTACGACCGAAGATCCTTTAAACAACTTCATGCCCGATACAGGTAAAATCATGGCTTACCGGACAGGTGGGGGATTCGGTGTCCGTCTTGATGCGGGGAATGGCTTCCAGGGAGCTGTCATCTCACCTTATTATGACTCGTTGCTTGTGAAATTATCGACATGGGCGCTGAGCTTTGATCAAGCAGCACATAAAATGGTGCGAAACTTGAAAGAGTTCAGGATTCGCGGGATCAAAACGAATATCCCATTTTTAGAAAATGTCATCCAGCATAAGCAGTTTTTATCTGGTGAATATAACACGATGTTCATCGACCGTTCTCCAGAGCTCTTTGTCTTTCCGAAAAGAAAAGACCGCGGAACAAAAATGCTTTCATATATTGCAGACCGGACGATCAACGGATTTGAGGGTTATGGCAGCAGAAGGAAGCCGACCTACTCCAAACCGAGGATTCCTGCAATCAAGCATTCTGAGCCGATACCAAAGGGAACAAAACAGATTTTGGATGAGCGCGGACCAGAAGGGCTGGCTTCTTGGCTGAAAGCAAGAAACGAAGTTCTTTTGACAGATACGACTTTCAGAGATGCCCATCAGTCATTGCTTGCGACAAGGGTCCGTACAAAAGACTTGGAGAATATTGCTGAACCGACTGCCCGGCTGCTTCCTGATCTGTTTTCGCTAGAAATGTGGGGAGGAGCAACCTTTGATGTTTCTTACCGCTTTTTGAATGAAGACCCGTGGGAACGTTTATTGAAGCTGAGGGCTAAGGCGCCGAATGTGCTTTTCCAGATGCTTTTGAGAGCTTCCAATGCAGTCGGATATAAAAATTATCCAGACAATTTAATTCGTGAGTTTGTCGATAAGAGCGCAAGTGCCGGTATTGATGTCTTCCGTATTTTCGACAGTTTGAACTGGGTCGAGGGTATGAAGCTGACGATCGATGCTGTCCGTGAAAGTGGAAAAGTGGCGGAAGCGGCTATGTGTTATACAGGGGATATCCTGGATTCCAGCCGTCCCAAATATGATCTCGAGTATTATAAAAACCTTGCCCAGGAGCTGCAGGATGCAGGTGCGCATATCCTAGGCATAAAAGATATGGCTGGTCTGTTAAAACCTGAAGCAGCTTACCAGCTTATCTCTACCCTGAAGGAAACGATAGACATCCCGATTCATTTGCATACACACGATACAAGCGGCAATGGGTTATTCACCTATGCAAGAGCGATCGAAGCTGGAGTCGATGTCGTTGACGTAGCCACGGGTTCCATGGCCGGCTTAACTTCCCAGCCGAGTGCTAACAGCTTATATTATGCATTGGAAGGCAGTGGACGTAAACCGGATCTTGATATCGGCGCATATGAAAAACTGGGCCGTTTCTGGGAGGATACACGGAAGTATTATCAAGACTTTGAAAGTGGCATGATGGCCCCTCATACAGAAGTATATGACCATGAAATGCCTGGGGGGCAGTACAGCAATCTGCAGCAACAGGCAAAAGCAGTCGGTCTTGGTTCACGCTGGGACGAAGTGAAGGTGATGTATCGCCGCGTTAATGATATGTTCGGCGATATCGTCAAGGTGACACCATCTTCTAAAATTGTCGGAGACATGGCCCTTTATATGGTCCAAAACGATCTGAATGAAGATGATATTTATGAAAAAGGGGATTCATTAGATTTCCCTGATAGTGTCGTTGAATTTTTCCAAGGATATTTAGGACAGCCATATGGTGGATTTCCAGCCGAATTGCAACGTATCATCCTCAAGGGCCGTGAACCTATTCAAGTACGGCCAGGAGAACTTTTGGAACCAGTGGACTTCAATGGCTTAAAGGAAACGCTGTTCCATAAATTGGACCGTCAAGTGACGAGCTTTGATATGATCAGCTATGCTTTGTATCCGAAAGTCTTTATGGATCATCAGAAATTCACAGAGAAGTATGGAAATCTGTCTACTTTGGATACCCCGACCTTTTTCTATGGAATGAGATTAGGGGAAGAGATGGAAGTTGAAATCGAACAAGGTAAAACATTGATTGTGAAATTAGTTTCTGTTGGCGAACCGCAAGTTGACGGAACACGAACACTCTACTTTGAACTGAATGGTCAGCCGCGTGAAGTCGTGGTTCGTGACGAAAATGTCAATGCTTCCGTACAAGAGCGGCCAAAGGTGGATAAATCTAATCAAAAACACATCGGTGCGACTATGCCTGGTACGGTCATCAAGGTCCTTTCAACAATAGGAGAAGAAGTGAAGAAAGGGGACCACCTGATGATTACAGAAGCGATGAAAATGGAAACAACCGTACAAGCTCCCTTTGATGGGGTCATCAAAAATATTCATGTAGAAAATAATGAAGCGATTCATGTCGGAGACTTATTACTTGAATTTGAATGA
- a CDS encoding YlaN family protein gives MLSDVAVDHREKAYALLKADADKILRLIKVQMDNLTMPQCPLYEEVLDTQMFGLSREIHFAVRLNLISDEEGKQLLDNLEKQLNVLHEAAQKS, from the coding sequence ATGTTGTCTGATGTGGCTGTGGATCATCGTGAAAAAGCCTATGCCCTTCTAAAAGCTGACGCTGATAAAATATTAAGGTTGATAAAAGTACAGATGGACAACTTGACTATGCCTCAATGTCCACTTTACGAAGAGGTTTTAGATACACAGATGTTCGGATTATCCCGAGAAATTCACTTTGCAGTTCGCTTGAATTTAATCAGCGATGAAGAAGGTAAACAACTATTGGATAACCTGGAAAAACAATTGAATGTTTTGCATGAGGCTGCCCAAAAGTCATAA
- the glsA gene encoding glutaminase A, with product MIKDISSDVLNDWLNNVRPYAYDGQVANYIPALSRQNPEDLAVAIHYIDGNTVEAGEVEVRFTLQSISKVIALALALMDNGESYVFDRVGMEPTGDPFHSIYRLEQSPSKPLNPMINAGALAVTNMIHGDTPDEKVGRLLSFIHELTDDHSIRYNEEVAVSEFESAFLNRSLLFYMKQHQIVTGSVEETLDAYTKQCAIEVNVCQLARIGALLANGGIDIESGRRIIPKHLARICKTFMVTCGMYDASGSFAIKVGIPAKSGVSGSVLASLNDFGGIAVYGPSLDEKGNSVVGLRLLETLSNRYDLSIF from the coding sequence TTGATAAAAGATATTTCAAGTGATGTTTTGAACGATTGGCTAAACAATGTCCGTCCTTATGCATATGACGGACAGGTAGCCAATTATATACCTGCCTTATCGAGGCAAAACCCGGAGGACTTGGCGGTAGCTATCCATTATATCGATGGCAATACAGTAGAAGCAGGGGAAGTGGAAGTACGGTTCACGCTTCAAAGTATTTCAAAAGTGATCGCCCTTGCTTTGGCACTGATGGATAATGGAGAGAGCTATGTTTTTGACCGTGTGGGGATGGAACCGACCGGCGACCCTTTTCATTCTATCTATCGTTTGGAGCAGAGTCCTTCCAAGCCATTAAATCCGATGATCAATGCGGGAGCTTTAGCGGTTACGAATATGATTCATGGCGATACTCCTGATGAAAAAGTTGGCCGCTTGCTCAGTTTTATCCATGAATTGACAGATGATCACTCGATCAGATACAACGAAGAAGTAGCTGTCTCTGAATTTGAATCAGCCTTTTTGAACAGATCGCTGCTTTTTTATATGAAACAACACCAAATCGTGACCGGCAGTGTGGAAGAAACATTAGATGCGTATACGAAACAATGTGCGATCGAAGTGAACGTCTGTCAGTTAGCCCGGATAGGCGCCTTGTTGGCGAATGGCGGGATTGATATTGAATCAGGACGCCGGATCATACCGAAACATCTCGCAAGAATTTGCAAAACATTCATGGTGACGTGTGGGATGTACGATGCATCAGGTTCGTTTGCCATCAAAGTAGGCATACCAGCAAAAAGTGGTGTGTCAGGATCGGTGCTAGCATCATTGAATGATTTTGGTGGGATAGCAGTCTACGGACCTAGCCTTGATGAAAAAGGGAACAGCGTCGTCGGGTTAAGGTTATTAGAGACATTATCCAATCGATATGACCTCTCAATTTTTTGA
- a CDS encoding YhcN/YlaJ family sporulation lipoprotein has protein sequence MFPLKKLLLLMILMLLAACQQNGEESLLEERQGDSEVKYVTDSEPVKKKDMTSQQAARHLAKLAVEVPDVHDATAIVLGNYVAVGIDVDKDLDRSRVGVIKYSVAEALKHDPYGKQATVIADADGVERLRGLGQKISEGHPIEAVTDELSQIVARYMPEGPINEKPHTNKNQDSVPEKEQEQLEEIEKEQSKQE, from the coding sequence GTGTTTCCTTTGAAAAAATTATTATTGTTGATGATCCTTATGCTTTTAGCCGCTTGTCAGCAAAATGGCGAAGAGTCCTTATTAGAAGAACGCCAAGGAGATTCAGAAGTAAAATATGTGACGGATTCTGAACCAGTCAAGAAAAAAGACATGACCAGTCAGCAAGCTGCACGGCATCTGGCTAAACTAGCTGTAGAAGTACCAGATGTCCACGACGCGACAGCTATCGTGCTAGGAAATTATGTAGCTGTCGGAATTGACGTTGACAAAGATCTGGATAGGTCACGAGTCGGAGTCATCAAATACTCAGTTGCAGAAGCGCTCAAGCATGACCCGTATGGAAAGCAGGCGACCGTCATTGCTGATGCAGATGGTGTAGAGCGCCTGCGTGGTCTCGGCCAGAAAATTTCTGAAGGGCATCCAATCGAAGCTGTAACCGATGAACTCAGCCAGATTGTCGCCCGGTATATGCCAGAAGGTCCGATCAATGAAAAACCTCATACAAACAAGAATCAAGACTCCGTCCCTGAAAAAGAACAAGAGCAATTAGAAGAAATCGAAAAAGAACAATCTAAACAAGAGTGA
- a CDS encoding YlaI family protein, whose amino-acid sequence MRVQCVICDNIEKIDSYCLQAKRLRNRRIHTYMCQSCHDRIEEKTNKRLSTGKFRFNRERKKEKHLS is encoded by the coding sequence ATGCGTGTACAATGCGTAATTTGCGATAATATCGAAAAAATAGACAGTTATTGTCTTCAGGCAAAAAGGCTGAGAAATCGACGGATTCACACGTACATGTGTCAATCCTGTCACGATCGAATTGAAGAAAAAACAAATAAACGACTCTCCACAGGCAAATTCCGGTTCAACAGAGAACGCAAAAAGGAAAAGCATTTATCTTAA
- a CDS encoding YlaH-like family protein — protein MKDTSTLPVPTDLWPVADFFFKGMGNEVNLNDEDEVAMLFRSFMLLYLTTVALAIITFKLGFARKLPLMKTIVVYAFLVIGTFILTLILGLNLPLPESLLVAALILGIYRLRLHKERGGRQQNESS, from the coding sequence ATGAAAGATACATCAACATTACCTGTGCCTACAGACTTATGGCCTGTAGCAGATTTCTTTTTTAAAGGAATGGGAAATGAAGTCAATTTAAATGATGAAGATGAAGTAGCGATGTTATTTCGTTCATTTATGCTTTTATACTTAACAACGGTTGCATTGGCAATCATTACTTTCAAGCTGGGTTTCGCAAGGAAACTGCCATTGATGAAAACGATTGTAGTCTATGCTTTTCTAGTGATCGGTACATTCATTTTGACATTGATTCTAGGATTGAACTTACCGCTCCCAGAGAGTTTGCTGGTTGCTGCCCTGATCCTGGGTATTTACCGATTGCGCTTGCATAAAGAACGCGGGGGCCGTCAACAGAATGAATCTTCATAA
- a CDS encoding DUF5325 family protein, translating to MKNNQWNPGFLAFLVILSFVAVGFALGQEIFWLAAVLFILGFVLMSFGLKRKRQQQQEQA from the coding sequence GTGAAAAATAATCAATGGAACCCAGGCTTCTTAGCCTTTCTTGTCATTTTATCCTTTGTTGCTGTCGGGTTTGCTCTTGGGCAGGAGATTTTTTGGCTTGCAGCTGTACTTTTCATTCTAGGCTTTGTCTTAATGAGCTTCGGTTTGAAACGCAAACGCCAGCAACAACAAGAACAAGCATGA
- a CDS encoding inositol monophosphatase family protein, with amino-acid sequence MDQHIKNEVFDYAKAWILEAGERIRSKIDSPRSIETKSNANDLVTEMDQETEQFFAKKIKDTYPQHYLFGEEGFGDEIEDLGGTVWIIDPIDGTMNFVHQKRNFAISIGVYFEGIGEVGLIYNVMEDVLYAVKRGEGAYKNDQRLPDLSEKRPLKESILALNTSWLIPENPHVEHNGMEELVKTLRSTRSYGSAALEFAFVAEGVLDGYLTMTLMPWDYAAGSILVREVGGIVTRADQEELDLLNSTTVLASRANIHKEISENYVQLKK; translated from the coding sequence ATGGATCAACATATAAAGAACGAGGTATTCGATTATGCAAAAGCATGGATTCTGGAAGCCGGTGAACGGATTCGTTCAAAAATCGATTCACCAAGATCCATCGAGACGAAGTCCAATGCGAACGATCTTGTAACAGAGATGGATCAGGAAACAGAACAATTTTTTGCGAAAAAGATTAAAGATACTTACCCGCAACATTATCTTTTCGGAGAAGAAGGATTCGGCGATGAAATAGAGGACTTAGGTGGAACAGTATGGATTATCGACCCTATTGATGGAACAATGAATTTCGTCCATCAAAAAAGGAATTTTGCTATTTCCATCGGTGTTTATTTTGAGGGGATCGGAGAAGTCGGTTTAATCTACAACGTAATGGAAGATGTTCTTTATGCAGTCAAGCGTGGAGAAGGTGCGTATAAGAATGACCAGCGGCTTCCGGATTTAAGTGAAAAACGACCATTGAAAGAATCCATTCTAGCATTGAACACAAGCTGGTTGATACCAGAAAATCCACACGTGGAGCATAATGGTATGGAAGAGCTTGTTAAAACGTTACGCAGCACAAGATCTTATGGATCAGCCGCTTTAGAATTCGCTTTTGTCGCAGAAGGGGTACTTGATGGATATTTAACTATGACGCTGATGCCCTGGGATTATGCTGCGGGAAGCATACTTGTTCGCGAAGTAGGTGGAATCGTCACCCGGGCTGACCAGGAAGAGCTGGATCTTTTAAATTCCACGACGGTCCTCGCAAGCCGTGCCAACATTCATAAAGAGATCTCTGAGAACTATGTCCAACTGAAAAAATGA
- a CDS encoding YktB family protein: protein MTTFTGFTQEDFDVFSIPGLENRMEALRERISPKLEAVATELAPDVTAMTGDEMFVHVARHLRRKTNPPNDTWAALASNNRGYKKLPHFQIGLWESHVFIWFAVIYESPIKQDFAYKLEENKKDILDHIPEDFVWSVDHTKPEAIPQSDVDSEKFSNMTERLKTVKKAEILCGRHIARGDGRLKDPGAFLDLCKETFQTLEPLYRYTKQLD from the coding sequence ATGACGACTTTTACTGGGTTCACCCAAGAAGATTTTGACGTATTTTCCATTCCGGGTTTGGAAAATAGAATGGAAGCTCTAAGAGAACGGATTTCGCCTAAACTGGAAGCCGTCGCCACGGAGCTCGCTCCAGATGTAACGGCTATGACAGGTGATGAGATGTTCGTCCATGTCGCGCGGCACCTTCGCAGGAAGACAAATCCACCGAACGACACATGGGCTGCACTTGCTTCAAATAATAGAGGCTATAAGAAACTGCCGCATTTCCAAATCGGCCTGTGGGAATCTCACGTGTTCATTTGGTTTGCAGTCATTTACGAAAGCCCGATCAAACAGGATTTCGCCTATAAATTAGAGGAAAACAAAAAGGACATCCTTGATCACATCCCTGAAGATTTTGTATGGTCCGTAGATCACACGAAACCTGAAGCGATTCCGCAAAGCGATGTTGATAGTGAGAAGTTCTCTAACATGACCGAGCGATTGAAGACAGTTAAAAAGGCCGAAATCCTTTGCGGACGGCACATAGCAAGAGGTGACGGCCGTTTGAAAGATCCCGGTGCTTTCCTCGACCTTTGTAAAGAGACTTTCCAAACACTTGAACCGCTTTATCGTTACACAAAACAGCTTGATTAA
- a CDS encoding UPF0223 family protein, translating into MSYTYPIDEVYWTKEEIIDVVNFYSLVEQAYEKGIKRDDLLMAYTRFKQIVPSKSEEKTLCSQFEKESGYSCYRTVKQAKALSPGDKVKMS; encoded by the coding sequence ATGAGCTACACCTATCCCATCGATGAAGTATATTGGACAAAAGAAGAAATCATAGATGTGGTCAATTTTTACAGCTTGGTCGAACAAGCATATGAAAAAGGAATCAAACGTGACGACTTGTTGATGGCCTATACGAGATTCAAACAAATTGTCCCTTCAAAGAGTGAAGAAAAAACACTTTGCAGCCAATTTGAGAAAGAGTCGGGTTATTCCTGTTATCGGACTGTTAAACAAGCCAAGGCTTTAAGTCCTGGAGATAAAGTGAAGATGTCGTGA
- a CDS encoding NAD(P)H-dependent flavin oxidoreductase, whose amino-acid sequence MQWKTRVTELLDITYPIIQGGLAHLAYSDLAAAVSNAGGLGQLTAMSMDGPEQLAEEIDRLRQMTEQPFGINFAIGQHGRPFETMVDVAINKKVPVISVTGGNPKPVLDMVRGTGIKTLVLVAARRQAVKAEELGADAVMVVGHEGGGHLGRDDVGTFVLTPQVVDAVNIPVIASGGIGDGKSLMAALSLGAEGVEMGTRFIATKECVHAHPAYQKALIEADETSTTVIKRSLKAPARALKNSWTDRILELEQEKAGYEGLKSFISGQANRKFIHDGEQTSGFGWAGQVASRIHDVPTVDEMIHRMITDAEEIRIRWN is encoded by the coding sequence ATGCAATGGAAAACACGCGTGACAGAGTTGTTGGATATTACATACCCGATCATCCAGGGAGGGTTGGCTCATTTAGCTTACTCGGATCTGGCAGCAGCAGTTTCGAACGCTGGAGGATTAGGTCAATTGACAGCGATGAGCATGGATGGACCTGAACAATTAGCAGAGGAAATCGACAGGCTCAGACAAATGACTGAGCAGCCATTCGGTATCAATTTTGCCATTGGTCAGCACGGAAGGCCATTTGAAACGATGGTAGACGTAGCCATCAATAAAAAAGTTCCGGTGATATCCGTGACAGGAGGCAACCCCAAGCCAGTATTAGATATGGTTCGCGGCACAGGGATTAAAACATTAGTGCTCGTAGCGGCCAGAAGACAGGCGGTCAAAGCAGAAGAACTCGGTGCTGATGCTGTCATGGTGGTTGGCCACGAAGGCGGAGGTCATCTTGGGCGGGATGATGTCGGTACATTTGTCCTCACCCCCCAAGTGGTCGACGCTGTCAATATCCCTGTAATTGCTTCCGGTGGCATCGGCGACGGGAAAAGCTTGATGGCTGCGTTATCACTTGGAGCGGAAGGGGTCGAAATGGGGACGAGGTTCATTGCTACTAAAGAATGTGTCCATGCCCATCCGGCTTATCAAAAAGCCCTCATTGAAGCGGATGAAACTTCGACGACAGTTATTAAAAGGAGTCTGAAAGCACCTGCCCGCGCATTGAAAAACAGTTGGACAGATCGTATTCTGGAACTTGAACAAGAAAAAGCGGGTTATGAGGGACTGAAATCCTTCATCAGCGGGCAAGCGAATCGAAAATTCATCCATGACGGTGAGCAGACATCCGGCTTCGGGTGGGCTGGTCAAGTCGCATCCAGAATACATGATGTACCAACAGTAGATGAAATGATCCACCGTATGATTACAGATGCTGAGGAGATCCGAATACGTTGGAATTAA